Genomic DNA from Filimonas effusa:
CCTGGTTCCCGACACGGCACGCACTGTAACTGTTGCCGCTTCTTTTGCGGTACTCAGATCGAGCAGGATGGTAGTATTGGTAATACTACGGGGCTTTACCAGCCAAAAGTCTTTCCCGCGCTGGGAAAGACTTTGGCCAATAGACTGGTAACTCATGAAACTGAACACCAGCAGTATCAAAACTGGTAATGCTTTTATTTCCTTCATATGATATCCCTCTGCTCCTTTATCACCAATACTTGTTTATTTTAAGAATTACAATACTTTAAGCGCTACCCTTCTGTTTTTCTCTCTTGCTTCAGGAATATCTTTCCCATCCGCTGTTGTCTCTTTCTCTAATGGGCAACATGCTCCGTATCCTTTTGCTACCAGCCTTTCAGCTGCAATGCCTTCTTTTACGAGGTAGTCGGTACAGGCCTTAGCACGCTGTTCCGACAGTTTAAGGTTATAAGCCTCTTTACCGGTACCATCGGTGTGTGCACCGATCTCTATTTTTATATCAGGATGTGCCTGCAGGTAAGCGGCCACTGCTTTCAGCTGCCCATTGCTGCTTTCATCCAATGCGGCGCTGTTAAACGCAAACAGCACATGCTGTAACAAAGCCCTGTTGTGCTCTACCACTATTTCTTCTTTAGGCGTTTCCTTTGGCGTAACCGGCGCTGCTGCCACAGGTGTTTCTTTTACTACAGGCGGTGGCGGCGGTTGCAGCTTGTTCACAGCAAATAACTCGAGGCAGCATGCCGAAGAACGGTCCGAGCTGATGATAGCGTGCTCCAATAACCCATGTGCCTGCTGATTGGTGAAATAGATATCGTCCTTTACGGAGTTTACCGGGGCACCAAGGTTTACCGGGGCTTCCCAGCTTCCACCTATCTTACCCTTGCTGGCAAAAAGATCAAAGCCCCCCATACCGGTTCTGCCATTGGCTGCAAACACCAGTGTCTCTGATGCCTGGTGATAAAATGGCGCCTGCTCGTCTTCAGCAGTGTTGACCTGGCTTCCGGCATTGACGGCCTTACCTGCAACGCCTTTTGCATCGAGCGGCGCATACCAGATATCAAACTTCCCGTTCCCTCCCGGCATGTCTGAAGCAAATAACAGGTAAGCCCCGTCGGCAGTTACCTGCGGTTGCCTGGCGCTGTATCCTTTTGCATTAATGGTAACATTCAGCAATGCAGGTTTGCTCCAGGTATTGCCGCGTTTTTCGCTGCTATACAACACAGATGTTTTCTTACCATCTGCCGCTACTTCCCAGGCTGTGAAATAAATACGCTTACCATCGGCACTGAATGTGGCTACGCCCTGCTGATCGAAATTTGTACCGGGAAATTGTAATACCGCAGCAGCACCAATCACGTTGTTGGCAACAGGTGCAGTATATAACTGGTTGGTGTAAGTACCCCTGGTTGAGGTATAGGCTAATGTATTACCATCTACCCATGCTGCCGCATAACTTGCGCCTTCCTTATTCACCGCCGAATCATACTTTTGAATAGTAGTATGTTTATCCGCCGCTGCTAATGACTGCTCTATGAAACCACAGTTTTCTATTTCCTGTTTCGCCAGCTTTTTATAAGCTTCCTCGCCGTTATAAGACGAAAGGAACTGCTGTTGCTGCTGTTTTGCTTCTGCATATTTGCCATTGGCGCGCAAACATACCGCATACCAGTAACGTGCAAGCGGATATTGCGCCGGCGCTTCTTCCACTATCTGCTGGTACGCTTTCTCTGCATTGGCATAATAGGTAAGATTACGGTAGCTTTCTGCAAGACGGTAACGTATTTCCATACTGCCCGCACCTTTCTTAACG
This window encodes:
- a CDS encoding OmpA family protein, which translates into the protein MRISQPIRYFMLAAICCGVVSVTQAQYVANYKKAADDYYAKGDFNSAATYYEKYIGLHPSVKGGYEPYIIQKQAAAVKKGAGSMEIRYRLAESYRNLTYYANAEKAYQQIVEEAPAQYPLARYWYAVCLRANGKYAEAKQQQQQFLSSYNGEEAYKKLAKQEIENCGFIEQSLAAADKHTTIQKYDSAVNKEGASYAAAWVDGNTLAYTSTRGTYTNQLYTAPVANNVIGAAAVLQFPGTNFDQQGVATFSADGKRIYFTAWEVAADGKKTSVLYSSEKRGNTWSKPALLNVTINAKGYSARQPQVTADGAYLLFASDMPGGNGKFDIWYAPLDAKGVAGKAVNAGSQVNTAEDEQAPFYHQASETLVFAANGRTGMGGFDLFASKGKIGGSWEAPVNLGAPVNSVKDDIYFTNQQAHGLLEHAIISSDRSSACCLELFAVNKLQPPPPPVVKETPVAAAPVTPKETPKEEIVVEHNRALLQHVLFAFNSAALDESSNGQLKAVAAYLQAHPDIKIEIGAHTDGTGKEAYNLKLSEQRAKACTDYLVKEGIAAERLVAKGYGACCPLEKETTADGKDIPEAREKNRRVALKVL